DNA sequence from the Falco peregrinus isolate bFalPer1 chromosome 1, bFalPer1.pri, whole genome shotgun sequence genome:
ATGCTCTTTCCGCTCTTTCTAAACTTCTTAGAGAATTAGTAGTAGACAAGGGGAAGTGTTAGCTTCCTTCTTCATAGCAGTCAGCACTGTGGGGAGAAgagaatgtgaaataaaaattatgtaacTTTGAAGTTCATCATGATTTTCTAGACATTTCTTTTCTGGCAGGCAGTACAGTGCAAAAATCAGATAGCGGAAGTACAGCTTGAGTGCCACTGAGTGTTCAAGCTCCCAGGGAGGAGTGGAGGAAAGTGGAAATTGCTCACAGTTGCCACTCAtcatttttgcttattttgttttgttctgttctaTAATGGCATTTGTGGCTGTTAAAAGATGATTTGtttgattgtattttttcagtgtcacattaactgatttttttacagCAATACAAATGACTGAATGTACAGTTTATCATCATGGAAGGCAAAGGAACTCTTtcaattaatttcatttctttggcACTTACACAGTACATTTCCTATTCTATAAGGTatctgcctggggctgctctgcagggcagaaAGGGGGAAACTTCCTTCCTTACAACTCCTATGAATAATTAAGCGTTTGTTCACATGTCTTACTTGAAGGAGATTATTCTTCCTTGGCTTCTACTTTTCCTCAGAACAAAAATTATGTACAATGTACATAACCTTATCACAGGTGATGGATCAGTATTAGTTTATTGGGACTGTatcatacatatatttatatttttatatatgaataatgtattatttttactaaaaatatttatgttctatatttatataaacacataatatatataaaacactAACACGACTCAGCCTGTGCATCTCTCATCTTGTTTTGACATGCTAGTGCGATGTCTGCTCCTCTCAGTTTGCCTGTACTGGTATGTTCAAAGGGGACTGATCTGACATGCAACCCTGACTGTTGTTCTTATGGGACGAAAACCTTGCAACATGGGTTTTAAAACCTTTTCAATTTGTCAGAGTCACAGATATAGGTGGGgtcttctttgttttcattattttttaagtgaagTCAGTGCTCCTTCGTTACTTCCAGGCACTGCAGTGCAGAACAGCATTCCTCATTAtaggaaaaaaccctgctgctgccatgcaTATAGAATGTACCGATTCTAGGCATTTTGCTGTCCACAAGAATACTTAGTTCCTTCAGGCAGGAAGCATGGCTTTTGTTCCTTCCTTGCTGGAGACTGAGACGATATCCTGGGAAATCATCATGCTGTACTTctcatactcttttttttttttttttttttttttttctttttataggcATCACTTCTGGCCAAGCAGGCAGGACGTTGGAGCACATGAACCCTGGTCTAACTctgaacagttatttttatgtcCCTGTAACCTCAGCTAGCTCGGATCCCGCTAACTGTGCCAGTGTGGCAGCCCCTCAGGAATGGGCTGACCAAGCTTGTGCAGCGTGTGCTGATCTCTGCAATCTGTTCCTGGCTCTCCAGCACGTGGACGCAAAGTGAGCTTGGGTTTGATGACACACACAAGCTGACTACTCCCTCTGAAATACCAGCAAAAAAATGCCAGAGCTGGCATCCTCAGGACCCTGCTGAGTTGTCCTTGTCCCTGGGAGGAGTGCCTCTGGTCTGTGGCGGTACTTAGAGAAATCATCACTTTTGAGGCACACATGGAGCTTGTTCTCTACTTCCAAGGGCAGCTTCTGGGCTGCCTGCTATTGGTGCAGGCACAAGGAGAGCTATGAGCTAGTCTCAGACAGGGAAACCAAACCTTGCAAGTTACGGGCTTAAGAGAACTTGAGTTATATGCAGTGATATCACTGTAGCATAGTTTATTTGTAATAGTCTTGCCAGGTACGCATCACAGTTCATGTAATTGAATTAACTgattattttgcaattttaccTAGTTACATCTATGTACATTTAGACAACATCTATTACACTAAGACAAGTCAGAACCACCCCAGCACTAGGACTTTTTGAGAAGCAGATGGAATTAGCTTCCTTTCTTCTTATTGTTAGATCTTCTGATAGTGTCACTGCTCTCAAAGTAACTTTacagaaattctgaaatgaGTTGTAATTCTGGAACAAACATTCATCTCCCATTTGGTTCAAGCTAATACAATATGATTATCGTAATGCTGTTGCAGTTTGATGTACTTCAGAACCTTgtgcagaaaggcaagagcttTCCTAGTGGCTGCTGTACCAGGTATTTTTTCCTTGGTCTCAGCCATGAAGTCACTTTAGTTTGAAGGAGTTACTGTTGTCTTAAATAATGCTGCGGAAAAGTTTAAGAGAGAGCTTAAGACTTGACTAATGCCAGTGCATGTGGATTATTGGTGTTTGCAGTTTATAATCCAGGTAGCTAATGCCTTCAAACATAAACATTAAATTTTCAGCAATGTTTTATGTATCAGAAAATTTAGGCATTCATGGGTGCAATTAAActttccaaaaccaaacagatttcCTGACTACAAACTATTGTTTCTGTTCCagctttgtcctttttcttccattgtttTGTACTCTGGAGCAACATATTTACTGGTGTTTTTCCTGAATGGGCAGTATCATCGTGTTATTGTATGTGGAGGACAAAAACGAGCAGGATAGGGTTTTCAAATTTCACAGTTATTTGGGAATTGTGAAATTTGGGGttgttcatttctttgtttagagttttttccaaaatgagtGATCTGTCCTTGTGTTAGAGGAATTACTCCCTCATGGGACAATACTATTACCTGGTTAATCGTAAGGTACTTTGCACCTAATATTTTTACAGCTCTATTATTTGACTCTTTAATAATAAGGTTATAAAAAGGCTGAGTTCTGTACTTCCCAAAGGAGTCTATGTCTGTTAGGACTTACATAGCTGAAGCCAGCCAAAGTTGTGCAATTACATTTTCAAGTGCGTGCAAATAGTTTGCCAAAATTTTCTAATTGTTGACATCCTCAAAATACATGTTGCCAGTATATTCCagattttttcagtgttcatgTTCTCAGTATTGTAAATGCTTCTGAACAGCTAATTTGTATGTACGtcttatatattttattttgtgaatcTCAGCAGCAAAGTTGAGCTAATCTCTGTGTAATGTGTCTCAAGGACTGAAAATAGGAAATGGCACACAGGAGCACATTCGTTATCCAGCTGCTTGTCCTAAATGGCTACAGCCAGATGCTTCTCACAGAAGTGCAAAGAACCTACTCTTCTCTaataattagaaattattttaagtactaaaaaaagataaatgcaatttttatgTAATTTGTCCATGTGTGACCATTTCTGAATGCCATGTTCTTGTTCTCAAGAACTGCCTGTTGCAAGGAATGGCACAGTTTAATTTGGGGTGTGTGTATTTAAGTATTTTGGTTTATGGCTTGGTGTTTGCTAAAGTCAAGTGCCATTTTGTTCCACAGTTTCAATGAGTTCTTCCTCATTCCTCTGAGTCCCTAAGCATTCTGCAGAGTGTTTTTTGAGATGGTTACGTTAGTACTGCATGCAGTATCTCAGTTAAGGCAACAGCACTGATTTGCCGTAACATGTAGTGTTGTATTCTCCCTCCTGTTCTGCACATGTTGTAACATAATTTGCTTTCTCCTGTAGCCGTATATTGAGATCAGTGTCTTGCTGAGTTGTTCACAACAATGTCAAGTTGCCTTTCTTTCCTGCTAATTTTAAACCTTACACGCATTTCTTTCCTATGcataatattttgcatttgtggACCCTGAACTTCACTAGTCAGCCTGCCCCACTTGTTTAGCTACCTACTTTCTCCTGAAATTTTATACCCCCATTTTCAATTACCATTTCAGATATTCAACAAGTTATAAATGCGGATCTTAGTGGTCTGAAACTCTGCTGATTATCCCATGaactttttgtaaaaatagACACAATATTTGTTACTTCCAGTTCTTTTGCACATAAATGGTTTTTAATGAAGACTGTGTATTCTTAGCAGATCAGCTTGTTTATTCTGAAGCTCTTTCAGCATTCTTGGATATTCACCATCTGGGCAGGTTGACAACTTGCTAACATACTGCTGTCGCTATCCAGGCCTTCAGACAGGAAGTGAGAATGGGTCAGAAAGTCCTTTTTCAATTGAAATAATTCAGTAGGAAGCATAAAGTAAGGCTGAGCTGAAAACAACTTTTGAGAATTCAGAAATTGTTTTGATGAATGGGAGATTGGGAACAGTAACATAATTATTATCATCATCCACTTCAGTTTATTTGGAGAATAAATAAACAATTATATgaatataaatatgcatatttgGGGGCAAATTGCTTTCTACTGTCACAAATTTGAAGGCAGAAGTATTACACTAGCATAACTAATTGGAGAAATTCAAAGCACAAATACAACACCACTTCTGTAATAGCACACTGGAGGTCTTTGTCACTATAgttcatttcaggaaaattcCTGAataggaatagggttaggttggCCTCTGGGCACGTTAAGTGAGCTATAAACAGAGAGATGCCTGTAACACCAGCCATTAGAATTCAGAGTCATCAGTAATGAAGGAAAGTTGCCATTAGCAGTAAGTCAGACAGCATACGGCAGCTCGGTCTTGAGGCGTCATACTCGGCACCCAAGACCTTGACAGTTATCAGCGAGTCCCGGATCACAGAAACATATTTATCTGTTCCCATTAATAGGATTCTAAATCGCAGCCTTACCACTGCGCTCAGGCCTCAGATGAGCAAGTATGAGAGAGGGCCTGCAGGCGCACGGAAGGTGGCTGCAAGTGTTTGCAGTACCTATTAACAAATGGGGGAGAAAACCTGCTAGGCAGCGGGGCGGCATTAACAGCCGAGCGGATGGAGCGTTGTGGTTCGCGTGTTCCACCTGCCGAAGCTGGCCCGACTCCTGCCCTGCCGGGCCACGGCCCCTCGGCGAGTGGTGGCCCGCGCACCGCTCCACGCATGTGGCCACTCTCGGGGCCGGCGTaacagagaggagggaaaataGCCATGCATTGGGATGGTGGATGTCACCCGTTAAGTTGTAAGCCTCTTGCTACATCTTGCAAGAACTGGGCGATCATCTGGGTGTTCGggggtccctgctgcagaggaacaCGTTGTGTGGTTCGTggtaaggaaaatattttgttgaaagGAAAGACCCCTGGACTCTGGAGACTTGCTGTGGGCTTACCTTCTGCCCCTAGCTGTAACGCTTCGGGCATGCTgacttctctgctttctctcgGTGCTATTGCCAGCAGTGTTCATCAACAGTCTGAGGACTGTTTGTTACTCCTATGgtttaaatattctttattttccattgaaTACTAACACAATATATTGTAATGCTCATATACATAAATACAGCTGTTAGACATTTAGCTTCCCACTGGAACATATCAAAGCATATCACACATATTATTAACTATGCTAATAGTTGTTTCCCATCCTCAAGTGTACTTTGAATGGCTGTTATCACCCCTtcaaataaagtttaaaaaataaaagagaattaAGAGACGTTACAGTTAAAATGCAACTCCACATAAATACAATTTGTTcctatttctgtttgttttgttaccTTACAGAATGAGATTTCTCcttactgaatttttttcttagtaggAAGAGTGaattttggaatattttttcaatggaaaataaGTAGAAACAAAAAGCCTGCAAGTCCTAGACAttgcaacaaaggaaaaaaaaaagctacacaTGGTATATCAGGTATTCTGGATGTATTTTATATATCCCTTCCAGAGCAGAGAAGCCTATGttcttctgtgtttgtgctCCATGAAAAATATAATGCAGTTGTAGGAATACAATGGAATTCCAtgaacagtttttttctgtcttaggCATTAACATGACCAAGCAGCATCAAGAATGAGCAGTATCCATTAATAACCTCCGATACTGTCTTGTATAATACTTTTAGTGCTTTACATACTCTGTCAATCATAAACAAAACAATTAGGGAGTTTAGAAAATCCATTACAACCACAGAAGACAACCAGTCAGCAGCCAGTAACAGACTGCTgaaagaaatggatttttttgaaacatttaaaaaaagtatcaatGTATATGTGACAAAAggttctattttattttttgcctggGACTTTCACTGATACTGGAAGGAATACTGAGCAGAGAACCAGGATGGAATATGGCTTTATGCTCAGAGGAACTGTTAGAATGCCCAGTATTTGAAATTAGGAAGCAACAGCACAGGGAACCACCTAATGAGCCTTTACACTCTTCTACATTAAGGATTATGAATTCTGTTCTAAAAATACCCCTATTCCTTATGTGGTGCAATGAAATGCTATAGTTGCACAGTAGGAAACAGGATGTAGTCCCTGTGAATATCCACCTGACATAAATTGGCTAGAGAAAGGGATTTTCAAAAGAGAACAGATTTacattcagcattttatttatagTGATTAGCTGACCTTCCAAAAATGACATAGGCATTAAGAATCTCCTAAATCATAAGGGCTTGACTACAGGTAAAATTTCCTGAAGGAACAATCAAATTGATAAAACAGTTGCGTACTTCAGCAGATTAACCCGGCAGATTAATCCCTTACCACCCTCCACCGTACGTGGCTGGTTTTACAGGTATTGTGAATGTAAATTGCTAGTGACTCATCCCCTAGCAGGCTTTTAAACTCAGGAGTAGCAGTGAATTCCCTGAAGTCCGTcatattatttcagaataagTTAACTCTGGAAAACAATCGTAGCACTACTATAGCATAGTGCATGCAGTTGGCCAGCTCTGAAATACAATTCCATGAACCATAACCTTCTCAAGGTACAATGGGGAAGTAATATATTGGAGTATAGTGTTCGTAAATAAATGCTGGTAGCAGATTTGCAAGGTTATCCAACTCCACTTAAATTCAGACAGATGTCCATAATATATCCGTAATGAGAAGGATACATAGCCATTATCTGATATTTGATAGAGAGCACATGTAGGCAAGTACCAATGGGAGAAATCAGATCAAAATCAGTGCATATAATTCAATAGGACCCTAAGTaaaagactgaaacaaaagaaaagatgaagttAAAAACACTTCATGATTTGCTGGTAGATTGGAGATTGGTTCATGACTTTGCATTTCATTCCTTTGCCATGCAAAATGGATTgaagaagagatggaaaactgAATTGGCAATCACAGATGTGCAGCCAACActgagaaataataaaagacaTTATTTGGGTTCATCTGGGGTTTGAAATCATGCTCATATAAAAGCTAAAACTTATAAAGGAAACCTGTCAAGCACATGCTGATTTATCAAGATAATTtttggaaatgtatttattaagaaaaaaatttggagGTTTCAACTGTGAAACACAGTTCAAAATCTTTCTAGTGACACTGTAAATACTTATGGAATAGGCAGTTACTAAGCCAAATACTGACCAAAGCATAGGCAGCTATGGTTAAAAAGGCATCAGAAAAATTAACTTACTACAGTAGTATTGTTCACAtggaaattttttcttttcaagtaacatttaatataaaaacCCCTCTAGTCCTTATTACAGAAGCATACTGTTTAGGactggctttttaaaatgtacattatatgtcttttttcttcatgactGTTTTTCTGCTGGTGGTGCTCTCAGCAGCACCGTAACGCTCTGCCTTTTGGGGGGTCTGTGGGTACGGGGAGCAGCCAACTTGCAGAATCAGCTTGTGTGATTAGCTGGCATGCATAGTATGGTTTTACTTGCCCATCAGCATCTGTGAATGttagaaatgtgtttaaacATACACAGTATTCAAGTGTATATTTTAAAGATGGccctggagcacaaggcttgaTAACTTCAAGTGAAGCCCAAAGGTGTCTAAAATCGGCTGGAGGTCTCTTCCTGAGCTGCACCAAATGATCTTCAGCAGCAGTATAGGTTTCTCACAAGTGATGCACTAGGTAACTTATGTAAACAAAAGACTATTTTAACTTTGAGTTTGTAATAGATTTTCATGCCAAATTCAAACTTGATGTCATTTAATagctccagctttcctggagctGCATATGCTATACCAACTTGTCCTGCCACATTCAAAGTTCCCTGAATTACAGAAGTATCTGTTACTAAACTTTATTGCAggagagtggaaaaaaattacttcacatTCACTAGATTCATTCAGAATAATGAATAAATTCATTGAAGATTAAATAATCTTAATTACAGTGGAAGGACTTGACAGGAACACACAGAATTCATGCAAGTGACGTGTGACATTTCAGATACAGAAATGATGCTAGCTGAAAAATAAGCTGTGCTTCAAGATTTCAGCACAGTAAGAGCCCCAGTGTTACAACAGatttgttttgtgctgcctCAGGATGAGATGGAGAAAGACAGACCTTTACATCACCTTTTATTCTGTTGATTTCTTTGTAAAGTTTTAGAAAGTCAAGTTCTTACAGGGATACACAGTACAAAGCCCCATCCTACAGCTGGATCTCTATAATGGAACCCTCCATTTTGCAATTGGTTCTATATAACTGAATGCTTTTTTCTGGGTGGAGTCCTGTTTAAATCAGTGAAGCTTCACATAAACGCAAGGATATGTCCAGGTGATAATTTACAGGATTAGGGTtcaatgctgtatttttatcaagaacttattattattatatataaaatccaCCTGACTTCTGATATTGTGCAACAACACTACATTGGGCAATATACCttcttgggtttattttatatgtgtataatatatacacaaataaaaagtaTCACCTGCAAATAATATTTGGAATGTGAAAGAcacaaaatgtaaacattttatttggcAGTTGTTTCAAACAggtgaataaataaatggaaaagtacATCTTAATATTTCTTACAGCAACAGATGCAGTTGCACACATATTTACATATTGTGGATGCAAAGAAcagttaatttaatttctttttgttaaaaaatgcaACTTCCAACACCACTAGACTTGACAATTAAAGATGAAGATACTAGTAATACTTTGTTCTAGCAATCTCAACTTTTAAAGGCATTCATTTGGAAGTAAGATAAGAGAGTCATCATGCATTTAGTTCATTTTGTCCACTTATGGTAGAAAGTCTGATGTAATCTCAGAATTATGAGTGTCATGCGCTTAAGTCAACTATGACATGTTTGTAAATCAATGTAGTTCCCTTAAAACttgaagcaaagagaaaatctCGTTTATCGATGGAGACATGTATGAAAGATCTTGGTGCCTGTACGTTTAATTCTTGAAACTTCAcaaattttgccttttcagcATCCCAATAATAGACTTGAGTGAAAGAATAATCACTTCCAAGAATGGCATATTGATAATTACTTATCTGAAGCGGTTGGAATACCATTGACCCTCGGGATGGCATCCTTTGTAAATCCAGGAATGCTGAACCACCCCATTTCATTACTTTAGAGTCCCCAATAAATCTTGTTAAGCAAATGTATACATCCTCTTTCactttgaaatgtttcacaGCATATGCATCTTCCATATCTTGGATATCAAAACGCTTAACAAATtcatttgttcctttgttccaTTGATATATTACAGGTCTTTGGGAACTACTTGACAGAATTAAATGCGGTTTGCCAGATATTTCAAGATACTCCACATCAGTATCTCTGTACCAGGCGTGCAGAGACTGATGGGAATAAAATCCATTCCCATTCCATTTGTAAACCGTGGTGAAACCGGCCTTTGAACTGTCTGCAACAACAAAATACCAGTCTTCAGCAATCCTGAAAGTTTCGATGTCATTGGGTTTTCGGATTTTAAGGATTTCAATATCTtgaatttttataaatttaCTAGCAAAAATATCTCTTTTATATATGTGGGAGCCTCCAAACAGCTGTGCGACAATGACATACAGCTGACTCTCAATAACTATAGGTTTACACACAACAGTTGAAGTacctataaaaagaaaaagacagggtTAGCACCACTTGTTGGACCAGCTGTTGTAATGTTACTTGTCGAGCAGTGTTAGTACCTGTAATGTTGTCGTAATTCCTGAACATCACTTCTACATGGTCCCATTCAAGAAAGATGCATTTTCCAGTAAAAGGCTGAGCAATAACCACGTGTTCATCATTCATGTATGAGAAAGTATCTACTGACAGAGATTGGTATGGCAGGGACTGATAAACTTCAAATTCTGCAAAAGTGCACACAACATATAACTACAGAGATACTTTCCATATTGTACTTAAAAACATCTGCTTAACAGATACCGGTTTATTACAAATTACAGTATTTCATCACTAGTCCAATTTTCCTTTTGATAAAGGAGCACTGCAACTTGTTTTTCAGTCATTCTCAATAAAGAGATGCTGGTTTATGGTCCAGTTCTTCAAATCCTTATATAGTATATTGAAGTCTGAGTAGAAACTGCAATGTAAGACTCCACTCGCAAGTGATTCACGTCAGACTTCCACCTGCACAGGATTCATATTGATTTTAGAGAAAGTTCCATCCACTGTGCAGACTACCTGCAAAAATGGAccctggaataaaaaaatacagagctttGACTTTAATTTAacaagaataaataatttgaagCACATTACCTGTAATAATGCAATCAAATTCTTTTGGAGAGAGGCTGTTGATTTTGCGCTTCTTATATTCTGGTGGGCTTTCACAGTAAATGTCTTCAACAGTTGCATTGGTGCTGCCCAGCCATTCCACTAACCACTTCAGTTTGCAGTCACAATTAAATGCGTTGCCTCTAAGATCTCTACAACAAATAAATCATGCATTGAAAGTAAATAGTCAGCTGATGTATTCCTCCTTGCAGGACAACAATAGGCTGGGCTCTTGTTAAATATGTGCCCTCTGCTTATTCTCAGTTGATGCCTTCCTGGCTTAATTTGTCCTGACCCATAGTTAAATCTACATACCAGAACCCACACAGATTTAATTATATTAAGGTAACCAAGGAGAAGTTAACTTGATGATCAGTAGGAGGTGTTTGTTGATTTCCCCACGTTTACAGGTACACAAAAGCCTTGGACCCATATTTCAGGAGGTGGTTTCTTTTGGATCACCCTTTCTGAACAAAAGCATTCTAGGTAACAAAACTGCAACTACTGTGACCTGATGGTCAGCCAGTCACTATTTGCTACGTCCTTTAGAAATATTCATTTAGGGCTTTAGGAGACACAGGCAAAGGAGTTCTGTTCAAGTCTTTTACAGCTGTCTTCAGTCAGGTGTCAGATCGTATGTACAGGAACAGGCAAGCGCCAGGACCACTGTGTAACCACCTGGCCATGATCAGTCATGCCAAGTAACGCTACTAGATACACCGACCATCTCCACATCTTACTACTGCAGCTTTACACTATGAATTCAGCCTACCTCATTAATACAGGGAGCAGGCAAAGGATGTTCTGCACTTATTATCCCAGATCAGATGAACCAGAATTTGATGTGTTATAAACAGGACATATTTCAGTGAAACAACTATAGAGGTTATCTGTTTAtctatattttgtatttttactggTATTTAAGTTATATATTTGAACAAGTTcaggttttgggttggttgcAATTAGATTTAGTATGGGATATGGTGCTTACTAAGACAAATGCTCTTGTGATAAAAGGTAACCTTCCCAGAAATTACTTGCATATATGCCATGCTCTCTCATGCATCCCTAAGGATACTTTCTTCTTATGCACCAAGTCTCAATGAACATGCAGGTCTCTTACATAACCACTAACAATATTACTTATCTTCATAACTGGTGGAATATTCAAAACTAAAGCAAATTGCCAACTACAGCAGACAAAACCCAAGCCTACCCATATTGGGCAGGCTCTGACCAGATGGTTACAGAGAATAGTGTCTGAAATAATCTCTTTATATTTTTAGTATAATTATTAGATAAATTAAGTGCTTTCTTACACATTTGTTAAAGAATCCAAGCCTTTGAATATGTCTTTTGGAAGCGACTGGAGATTATTATTTGCAAGACTCCTGTAAAAGAAGACACTTCAGTATCAGCGTTAGTTCATGAAATTACACGTTTTTGCAAGATGTAACTgtgtggaatttttttcttaaggcaaAGAACCCTGGTATTCTCCAGCACTTAGTTCTAAAAGATTGCTTTTATGAATAGCTCATTTACTTTGTAACTTTTTCTTCCACTAAAATGCCATGCCTTCTTTTGCCTTCTCACTCTTCAGCAGCCTTGCAGCATTTAGAATACTTAGCAGGGTAAAAAGTGCAATCACCTCTCATGTTTTGCCAATaccattatttaaaaacaattagtCATGACTGGATTTACTGATATTTCCCTCATGAGATAGCAATACCTGGTGTTCATATTACTTCGGTTTCCCcacttctggaaagaaaaccttAACACTAGTTTTCATTCCATTGGACTTAGGTTTAGCTCATAGTTTTTGGAAATATGCAGTGACAGCGAAGAAATTGCTGACTGGCATGAATTTCTTTCCTGGAatagggggtgtgtgtgtgtgtgtatgtgtaagCATGTGTGTCTGAGACCAGCAAAAACCTGCTGTTAATTCCCAGTGTTTAATGTTGGGAAAACTCAATTAAATTCAGTGAGTATTCTAGTAGTAAAAGTGATAAGGAAACATGAGCAGGCTTTGAACAAGCAATATATTACATTTCAGTCAGACGCCTCTGTGTGAGTCCACCAAAGGTCTGGGTTCTCCAAGATGTCACTGAGgtcatgaaaggaaaagaatgatgTTGTAGGGTATAGATTATGCCTCTTTTGATTAACCAAATTATTTATTGCTTAtgagaacaaatgaaaatggaaagaaatcagTCTAGTTTAAGATCCCAGTTAGAATCTGTAGCTAGTAAAACTTAAAACCTCTTTCAGTTTCACTTGTAAACGTGAAAATTATTTAGTAACTACAATTTCTCTAGCCAAGCAAAGCCATTTAGGCATATACTTAAATTCAAGAACAGGCTGAGATGTACTAGGTCTGCTGGctcatttaaaattaagtgtttGCCTTATCAGGAATTGTAAATATGGGACGATGCCATTAGTCCATTCTGACTTCACCACTTCCAAAGTACCTCCGATTGTAACACTGTTTGGTGTACTGTGCTTCACTTACGCTTCATTTTACACCCAAGGGCAATTCTTTAAAAGTCAAGTAACTTATATGGAGAAAACTAAGTAGACTTGCAAGCTGAGGCAGGTTTGATGCCCTACATATtctttatatattattatacaGCAAACTGAAAGGGATGATGTACTTGGAAGTAGCAGAGGTTCAGCACTGCCATGGGAATATGACTAACAGAAACATTTACACAAGGTTTATGCATTTGCATGGTTTAGtgctggacttggcagtcctgggttaacagttggacttgatgatctcaaaggtcttttccaacctaaatgattctatgattttatgaaaattatATGTT
Encoded proteins:
- the LGI1 gene encoding leucine-rich glioma-inactivated protein 1 isoform X1 produces the protein MGNASRPFRRIAYFLCLLSVLLLTEGKKPVKPKCPAWCTCTKDNALCENARSIPRSVPPDVISLSFVRSAFTKIPEGSFLLTPSLQLLLFTSNTFDVISDDAFMGLPHLEYLFIENNSIKSISRNTFRGLKSLIHLSLANNNLQSLPKDIFKGLDSLTNVDLRGNAFNCDCKLKWLVEWLGSTNATVEDIYCESPPEYKKRKINSLSPKEFDCIITEFEVYQSLPYQSLSVDTFSYMNDEHVVIAQPFTGKCIFLEWDHVEVMFRNYDNITGTSTVVCKPIVIESQLYVIVAQLFGGSHIYKRDIFASKFIKIQDIEILKIRKPNDIETFRIAEDWYFVVADSSKAGFTTVYKWNGNGFYSHQSLHAWYRDTDVEYLEISGKPHLILSSSSQRPVIYQWNKGTNEFVKRFDIQDMEDAYAVKHFKVKEDVYICLTRFIGDSKVMKWGGSAFLDLQRMPSRGSMVFQPLQISNYQYAILGSDYSFTQVYYWDAEKAKFVKFQELNVQAPRSFIHVSIDKRDFLFASSFKGTTLIYKHVIVDLSA
- the LGI1 gene encoding leucine-rich glioma-inactivated protein 1 isoform X2, whose protein sequence is MGLPHLEYLFIENNSIKSISRNTFRGLKSLIHLSLANNNLQSLPKDIFKGLDSLTNVDLRGNAFNCDCKLKWLVEWLGSTNATVEDIYCESPPEYKKRKINSLSPKEFDCIITEFEVYQSLPYQSLSVDTFSYMNDEHVVIAQPFTGKCIFLEWDHVEVMFRNYDNITGTSTVVCKPIVIESQLYVIVAQLFGGSHIYKRDIFASKFIKIQDIEILKIRKPNDIETFRIAEDWYFVVADSSKAGFTTVYKWNGNGFYSHQSLHAWYRDTDVEYLEISGKPHLILSSSSQRPVIYQWNKGTNEFVKRFDIQDMEDAYAVKHFKVKEDVYICLTRFIGDSKVMKWGGSAFLDLQRMPSRGSMVFQPLQISNYQYAILGSDYSFTQVYYWDAEKAKFVKFQELNVQAPRSFIHVSIDKRDFLFASSFKGTTLIYKHVIVDLSA